The Syntrophorhabdaceae bacterium genome includes a region encoding these proteins:
- a CDS encoding LPD28 domain-containing protein, whose product MYETIGMTVSFFNRDVIGKFTDVREHAPEALPGYPHRYAIRHGDDGEPATVEPYVFVNFFGYVYLKEPLTFPPGLCLDIKEFWYPDDASVYEEVSDERRSS is encoded by the coding sequence ATGTACGAAACAATCGGAATGACAGTTTCATTTTTCAATCGGGATGTTATCGGGAAATTTACTGATGTGCGAGAACACGCGCCCGAGGCCTTGCCCGGCTACCCTCACCGCTATGCTATCAGGCACGGTGATGACGGCGAGCCGGCAACGGTGGAGCCCTATGTGTTCGTGAACTTCTTCGGCTATGTCTACCTTAAGGAACCGCTCACCTTCCCCCCTGGCCTCTGCCTTGACATCAAGGAGTTCTGGTATCCGGACGACGCCAGCGTCTATGAGGAGGTGAGCGATGAACGGCGCAGTTCTTAA
- a CDS encoding AlpA family phage regulatory protein: MLESQEGCNEHRFLRLPQVLERIPVSKSTWWAGIRKGIYPKPVKLSVRTSAWKESDINTLCARLEGKANT; encoded by the coding sequence ATGCTTGAGTCTCAAGAGGGTTGCAACGAACACCGCTTTTTGCGCCTACCGCAGGTGCTTGAAAGAATACCGGTGTCAAAGAGTACATGGTGGGCTGGTATCAGGAAGGGGATATATCCTAAGCCGGTGAAATTGAGCGTCCGGACGAGCGCATGGAAAGAAAGCGACATCAATACCCTCTGCGCCCGGCTTGAAGGAAAAGCAAACACGTGA
- a CDS encoding integrase arm-type DNA-binding domain-containing protein, which produces MALSDAKVRTSKPSRKQKKFFDGDGLFLLVTPQGGKYFRFKYRFDGKEKLLALGTYPRVSLLEARARRDEARRQLACGIDPGAVRKAQKQAQTEDVETFEVIAREWHTKFTLTCTPGHASTIMSRLERDLFPWMGKRPIAGIKAPELLAALRRVESRGALESAHRVKTIAGQVFRYAVVTGRAERNPAADLKGALPQPGERHHAAITDPKEVAPLLRAIDGYQGHFVVKCALRLAPMFFARPGELRQAEWAEIDLDEAVWNIPAHKMKMKQAHIVPLCHQAIETLTELRALTGDGRYVFPSGRSLARPMSNNAINAALRRMGYDKDTMTGHGFRAMARTILDEVLQARPDFIEHQLAHAVRDPNGRAYNRTAHLEERRRMMQVWADYLDGLKQGASVLPMHKQAQQQS; this is translated from the coding sequence ATGGCGTTAAGTGATGCGAAGGTCCGCACCAGCAAGCCATCAAGAAAGCAGAAGAAATTCTTTGACGGCGACGGGCTTTTCCTTTTGGTCACTCCACAGGGCGGAAAATATTTCAGGTTCAAGTATCGTTTCGACGGAAAAGAAAAACTGCTTGCCCTCGGAACGTATCCTCGGGTTTCTCTTCTGGAGGCAAGGGCGCGAAGGGACGAAGCCAGGCGACAACTTGCATGCGGCATTGACCCCGGTGCTGTCCGCAAGGCACAGAAGCAGGCACAGACCGAAGACGTAGAGACCTTTGAAGTGATTGCTCGTGAATGGCATACAAAGTTCACCCTGACATGCACGCCTGGCCACGCGTCAACGATCATGAGCCGCCTGGAACGGGACCTGTTTCCGTGGATGGGTAAGCGTCCCATTGCAGGGATTAAGGCCCCTGAATTACTGGCGGCTCTTCGCCGAGTAGAAAGCAGGGGCGCTTTGGAGTCGGCTCACAGGGTTAAGACTATTGCCGGGCAGGTTTTCCGGTACGCAGTTGTCACTGGAAGGGCAGAGCGCAACCCAGCTGCCGATCTCAAAGGGGCTTTGCCGCAACCGGGAGAAAGACACCACGCGGCAATTACGGACCCGAAAGAGGTTGCCCCTCTTCTCAGGGCCATAGACGGCTACCAGGGACATTTTGTCGTGAAGTGTGCCTTGAGGCTTGCCCCAATGTTCTTTGCGCGTCCCGGGGAACTGCGTCAGGCGGAGTGGGCAGAGATTGACCTTGATGAAGCGGTCTGGAACATCCCGGCGCATAAGATGAAGATGAAGCAGGCCCACATCGTGCCCTTATGCCATCAAGCCATAGAGACACTGACGGAACTACGCGCATTGACCGGCGACGGCAGATATGTATTCCCTTCGGGCAGGTCATTGGCAAGACCGATGTCAAATAACGCCATAAACGCAGCCCTTCGCAGGATGGGATATGATAAGGACACTATGACCGGTCACGGCTTCCGGGCAATGGCCCGAACCATTCTTGATGAAGTGCTGCAAGCCAGGCCCGACTTTATCGAGCATCAGCTTGCCCATGCTGTCAGAGACCCAAACGGACGAGCGTACAACCGCACCGCGCATCTTGAAGAGCGTCGTAGGATGATGCAGGTATGGGCCGACTACCTGGATGGTCTGAAACAAGGCGCAAGCGTATTGCCGATGCACAAGCAGGCACAACAACAATCATGA
- the smpB gene encoding SsrA-binding protein SmpB, protein MKAICTNKKAFHEYHIEEKFETGLVLTGTEVKALREGKANLKDSYARIKDGELFLVNANISPYSCGNIYNHEPKRTRKLLMHKREIARLSGKVKEKGYTIVPLSLYFNSRNMAKMEIALAKGKTLYDKRESIKKKDERRLMERESRIR, encoded by the coding sequence ATGAAGGCGATCTGTACGAATAAAAAGGCCTTTCACGAGTACCATATCGAGGAGAAGTTTGAAACGGGTTTGGTCCTCACCGGCACGGAAGTGAAGGCCTTACGGGAAGGAAAGGCGAACCTGAAGGATAGCTACGCCAGGATCAAAGACGGCGAACTCTTTCTCGTGAACGCCAACATCAGCCCCTATTCCTGCGGGAACATTTACAATCACGAGCCCAAGAGGACGAGAAAGCTCCTCATGCACAAGAGGGAGATCGCGAGGTTATCGGGGAAGGTGAAGGAGAAAGGTTATACGATCGTGCCGCTTTCGCTCTATTTTAACAGCCGGAACATGGCAAAGATGGAGATTGCTCTGGCAAAAGGAAAGACGCTCTACGATAAGCGGGAGAGCATCAAGAAGAAAGACGAAAGACGACTCATGGAAAGGGAGTCGAGAATACGATGA
- a CDS encoding ATP-binding protein: MKYKKEITFSAITLVVFGLLVFLEVTLPNFARFLPVRENKFLVVVLNINLLLILFLFFLITRIFLKSYIEKKRGIWGSSLKKRLTSTLLFISIVPSFTLFILATGFFYVNMDRWFGQKIEDTLENALTLSQYHYEDIFDRYGKIATLLTSEITKRGLLDNERALKNFMAKNEKIYFLEYFSVYDLTTKAIIKSNPVDGIEKQLLAKVKTVMRDQEVREIIPVSDGEMIIMGRQILDEDGTPEAVLFIGDAMKVQGTERIKEIAAASKEFKESRVIKKVLKYSFIVPLFLITMLTIFLSIWVGIKMAAEITVPIEKMKEGAAIIARGKFDINLEDRGKDEISTLVKAFNSMASELQIAKNEIEERRRYMEVILDNVATGIISTDKTGHIVLLNRAAKHILGAEKESWHGISLREVFGSDFRMLTKSFLREVKTTGETSTTKELRLNIKKDITYIRASLTALKDESNKIEGFIVAFDDITHIVRAEKLATWREVARKLTHEIKNPLTPILLSAERIRRKIVPHSEGEDKEALDEATSVIIRSVDDIKGIVNELTKLTHISQAKTLEDLNAIVEETVDLYKNLYQNIAFHVERQPIPHFRMDRDGLKRALINLITNSVKALNGDQGAIGIRTRYEKERSTAIIEFTDTGKGIAPEDKERIFDPYFTKDEGGTGLGLAIVHAIILEHQGKINVEDNVPRGTKFIIELPVMEA, translated from the coding sequence ATGAAATATAAGAAGGAAATTACTTTTTCAGCGATCACTCTCGTGGTTTTCGGTCTCCTTGTGTTTCTGGAGGTGACGCTCCCGAATTTCGCGAGATTTCTGCCTGTGCGCGAGAACAAGTTCCTCGTGGTGGTCCTCAACATCAACCTTTTGCTCATCCTGTTTCTCTTTTTTCTTATCACCCGCATTTTTCTCAAGTCTTACATCGAAAAGAAGAGGGGCATATGGGGATCGAGCTTGAAAAAGAGGCTTACGTCAACCCTGCTTTTTATCTCTATTGTGCCTTCCTTCACCTTGTTTATTCTGGCCACAGGGTTCTTCTACGTGAATATGGATCGATGGTTCGGTCAGAAGATTGAGGATACCCTGGAGAACGCGCTTACCCTCTCACAGTATCACTACGAGGACATTTTTGATCGCTATGGCAAGATCGCCACGCTGCTCACCAGCGAGATCACGAAAAGGGGACTACTCGACAATGAACGCGCGCTCAAGAATTTCATGGCAAAGAACGAAAAGATATATTTTCTCGAGTACTTCTCGGTCTATGACCTGACCACCAAGGCCATCATAAAAAGTAACCCTGTAGACGGTATTGAGAAACAGCTTTTGGCCAAGGTCAAAACGGTCATGCGCGATCAGGAGGTGAGGGAAATTATCCCCGTGTCCGATGGTGAAATGATTATCATGGGCCGGCAGATTCTCGATGAGGACGGGACCCCTGAAGCCGTCCTCTTTATCGGCGATGCCATGAAGGTCCAGGGCACGGAGAGGATCAAGGAAATCGCTGCTGCGAGCAAGGAATTCAAGGAATCAAGGGTCATCAAGAAGGTTCTGAAATATAGCTTCATCGTGCCGCTCTTTCTTATTACCATGCTCACCATTTTTCTCTCCATATGGGTGGGGATAAAAATGGCAGCCGAGATTACGGTGCCTATCGAGAAGATGAAGGAGGGGGCCGCTATCATCGCGAGGGGCAAGTTTGACATCAACCTCGAGGACAGGGGCAAGGATGAAATCAGCACCCTGGTAAAGGCATTCAACAGCATGGCGAGCGAGCTGCAAATCGCCAAGAACGAGATCGAAGAGCGAAGACGGTACATGGAGGTCATCCTTGACAATGTGGCCACGGGCATCATATCCACGGACAAAACCGGCCACATCGTGCTTTTAAACAGGGCCGCCAAGCATATCCTCGGTGCGGAGAAAGAGAGCTGGCACGGGATCTCCTTGAGGGAGGTCTTCGGCAGCGATTTCAGGATGCTCACCAAGTCCTTTTTGAGAGAGGTGAAGACAACCGGCGAGACGAGCACCACCAAGGAATTGCGCCTGAATATCAAAAAGGATATTACCTACATCAGGGCCTCGCTGACGGCCCTTAAAGATGAGTCAAACAAGATCGAAGGGTTCATCGTCGCCTTTGACGATATTACGCACATCGTGAGGGCTGAGAAGCTTGCCACGTGGAGGGAAGTAGCCCGCAAGCTCACGCACGAGATCAAGAACCCGCTCACACCTATCCTGCTCTCGGCCGAGCGTATACGACGCAAGATCGTCCCGCATTCCGAGGGGGAGGATAAGGAAGCGCTCGACGAGGCAACCTCCGTGATCATACGTTCCGTTGATGACATAAAAGGGATTGTCAACGAGCTTACCAAACTCACCCATATCTCGCAGGCCAAGACCCTGGAAGATCTGAATGCCATTGTGGAAGAGACCGTGGACCTCTACAAGAACCTTTATCAAAACATCGCCTTCCACGTGGAGAGACAGCCCATACCCCATTTCAGAATGGACAGAGACGGCCTCAAAAGAGCCTTGATCAACCTTATCACGAACTCGGTAAAGGCCTTGAACGGGGACCAGGGCGCTATCGGAATCCGCACGAGATACGAAAAGGAAAGGTCAACGGCCATCATCGAATTCACCGACACGGGCAAGGGCATCGCCCCGGAGGACAAAGAGAGGATATTCGACCCCTATTTTACAAAAGACGAGGGGGGTACCGGCCTCGGCCTCGCCATTGTCCACGCAATCATCCTTGAACATCAGGGGAAAATAAACGTGGAGGACAATGTACCGAGGGGGACAAAATTCATCATCGAGTTGCCTGTGATGGAGGCCTGA
- the pgeF gene encoding peptidoglycan editing factor PgeF: MFARKQINDWSYYYLPELQERGVTHGFFTRRSPVPKLFSEPDNQFLKHFGMKDAVIMDQEHGDAVHVIEKGERPLKGDGLILVERGVAGIIKTADCLAIILIEPDYPMAAIVHAGWRGTATKIAAKAVEKMAKLGAHTDSISALFGPCIRSCCYEVGEEVYGTYREQGFSDAVFKKKDGSWYLDLARANRELLLRLGVDRIYDTGFCTFCADDMFASYRRGERTTRQINFVSLNG, from the coding sequence GTGTTTGCACGCAAACAGATAAACGATTGGAGCTATTACTATCTGCCCGAACTTCAGGAACGCGGTGTAACGCACGGGTTTTTCACGCGGCGCTCTCCCGTGCCTAAGCTTTTTTCGGAGCCGGACAATCAATTCCTTAAGCACTTTGGAATGAAAGACGCGGTGATCATGGATCAGGAACATGGCGATGCCGTGCACGTGATAGAGAAGGGCGAAAGGCCGCTAAAGGGCGACGGCCTGATCCTTGTTGAGCGTGGCGTAGCGGGCATTATCAAGACGGCCGATTGTCTTGCCATAATCCTTATAGAACCTGACTACCCCATGGCGGCCATTGTCCACGCGGGATGGCGCGGCACGGCAACAAAGATCGCGGCAAAGGCCGTGGAGAAAATGGCAAAGCTGGGGGCGCACACGGACAGCATCAGCGCTCTTTTCGGTCCTTGCATTCGCTCCTGTTGTTATGAAGTGGGCGAGGAGGTATACGGCACCTACCGGGAGCAGGGCTTCAGCGATGCCGTCTTCAAGAAAAAAGACGGCTCTTGGTACCTTGATCTCGCCCGGGCCAACCGGGAGCTCCTCTTAAGGTTAGGCGTTGACCGTATATACGACACGGGATTCTGTACCTTTTGCGCCGATGACATGTTCGCTTCCTACAGGAGGGGAGAGCGAACTACCCGCCAGATAAACTTTGTTTCTCTCAACGGATAA
- a CDS encoding RluA family pseudouridine synthase has translation MPDSFHIVSDRSGVRLDVFLSEKLSLTRTKVKEMIDQGHVRVGGSVVKSSLKIKPHMEIEGEIPEEEPLSLAPEAIPLDILYEDEYLLAIDKPAQMPVHPSLGHASGTLVNAVLSYLGYTSHENGEGPSMNVVGAGSVRQGQLGQIVYQGGPGSAVGHLAPPAPQTGPINVRPGIVHRLDKGTTGVILVAKDMRTQELLSALFKERDVKKTYRAIIEGHPKREEWIVRGNIGRHPVERKKMAVLARGGRSAETSFRVLERLAGCSYVEACPKTGRTHQIRVHLAHEGHPVVGDEMYGKKAKAWASRPLLHAYRIEFAHPVTHVSVKVEASVPYDMEEFMQGRGRT, from the coding sequence ATGCCCGATAGCTTCCACATCGTTTCCGACCGGTCAGGCGTGAGGCTCGACGTCTTCCTCTCGGAAAAACTTTCCCTTACCCGGACAAAAGTTAAGGAAATGATCGACCAGGGCCACGTGCGCGTGGGAGGCAGCGTGGTCAAGTCTTCTTTGAAAATCAAGCCGCACATGGAAATAGAAGGCGAAATCCCCGAGGAAGAACCCTTAAGCCTTGCCCCGGAGGCGATCCCGCTCGATATCCTCTACGAAGATGAATATCTGCTCGCCATCGACAAACCGGCGCAGATGCCTGTGCATCCTTCCCTGGGTCATGCGTCGGGAACGCTCGTCAACGCAGTCCTCTCATACCTGGGGTATACCTCGCACGAAAATGGCGAGGGGCCATCCATGAACGTTGTGGGGGCAGGAAGTGTGCGCCAGGGTCAGTTGGGACAAATCGTTTACCAGGGCGGGCCTGGTTCTGCAGTCGGGCACTTAGCGCCCCCCGCTCCCCAAACGGGTCCTATAAATGTTCGTCCCGGCATTGTACACAGGCTGGACAAAGGTACAACCGGTGTGATTCTGGTCGCCAAGGACATGCGAACGCAGGAATTACTTTCGGCTCTTTTTAAAGAACGGGACGTGAAAAAGACGTATCGGGCGATCATCGAGGGACATCCCAAAAGGGAGGAATGGATTGTGCGGGGGAATATAGGGCGCCACCCCGTGGAGCGCAAGAAGATGGCCGTGCTCGCGAGAGGCGGCAGGAGCGCCGAGACCTCCTTCAGGGTGCTTGAGAGACTTGCCGGATGCAGCTACGTCGAGGCATGCCCCAAAACCGGCAGGACCCATCAGATCAGGGTGCATCTCGCGCATGAAGGGCACCCCGTGGTCGGTGATGAGATGTACGGAAAGAAGGCGAAAGCCTGGGCGTCAAGGCCACTGCTCCATGCGTACCGGATTGAGTTCGCCCACCCCGTCACGCACGTATCGGTAAAGGTCGAGGCATCGGTGCCTTACGACATGGAAGAGTTCATGCAAGGGCGAGGTAGGACGTAG
- the selA gene encoding L-seryl-tRNA(Sec) selenium transferase → MSKELLRKIPKVDEILANKNWAILVRNHPEEVAKNALREYLDELRGEIRDGKAHLIPKTDVIIEETRKRTVILTTAGLKRVINGTGIIIHTNLGRSVLAKKAIDAIVETASHYSNLEYDTRTGERGDRYEHCVAILKRLCGGEAALVVNNNAAAVFLVLNTLAEGKEVLISRGELIEIGGSFRIPDVMRKSGVILKEVGTTNRTYIADYERAINENTGVIMKAHTSNYRIRGFAHEASSEELTALGKKYNIPVFYDAGSGLLHNVKVPGVLDEPLIIREVAKGFDVVSFSGDKLLGGTQAGIIVGEKTCVDSMKKNPMTRAFRPDKFTLAGLESTLLLYLDMKTAKEQIPTLKMIEEDPSVLKRRARRLAGELKKRCDNIDISAVEVRSEVGGGSFPDVIIPSSGISLKLRAMTAADLERRLRSLDVPIIGRIEKETLILDMRTILKEDETLLIKGIQAVARDAR, encoded by the coding sequence ATGTCAAAAGAACTGTTGAGAAAGATACCCAAGGTCGACGAAATCCTGGCGAACAAGAACTGGGCGATACTTGTGCGAAACCACCCTGAAGAGGTGGCGAAAAACGCCCTACGGGAGTATCTCGATGAACTGAGGGGCGAGATCCGCGACGGAAAGGCACATTTAATACCAAAAACCGACGTGATCATTGAAGAGACGCGAAAGAGGACCGTTATACTCACCACCGCCGGACTCAAGCGCGTGATCAACGGAACCGGGATTATCATCCACACAAACCTCGGGCGCTCTGTTCTCGCAAAGAAGGCCATTGACGCCATTGTAGAGACGGCGTCGCATTACTCGAACCTCGAATATGATACGAGAACCGGCGAGCGTGGTGATCGCTACGAGCACTGCGTTGCAATTCTCAAAAGGCTCTGTGGGGGCGAGGCCGCCCTTGTGGTGAATAACAACGCGGCAGCGGTATTCTTAGTCCTCAATACCCTTGCGGAAGGCAAAGAGGTTCTTATTTCCAGAGGAGAACTCATTGAGATCGGCGGTTCCTTCAGGATACCCGATGTGATGAGGAAAAGCGGCGTGATCCTGAAGGAAGTGGGCACCACGAACAGGACATACATTGCCGATTACGAGCGGGCAATAAACGAAAATACAGGCGTCATCATGAAGGCGCACACGAGTAATTACCGCATCCGCGGCTTTGCGCATGAGGCGAGCTCCGAGGAACTGACGGCTTTAGGAAAGAAATATAACATTCCCGTATTTTATGACGCGGGGAGCGGTTTGCTGCATAACGTGAAAGTGCCTGGCGTTCTCGACGAACCGCTCATCATCCGGGAGGTCGCGAAAGGGTTTGATGTTGTCTCCTTCAGCGGGGATAAACTTTTGGGCGGCACCCAGGCGGGCATTATCGTGGGCGAAAAAACATGTGTTGACAGCATGAAGAAAAACCCCATGACCAGGGCATTCCGGCCCGATAAGTTTACCCTCGCAGGGCTTGAAAGCACCCTTCTCCTTTACCTCGATATGAAGACGGCCAAAGAACAGATACCCACCCTTAAGATGATTGAGGAAGACCCGAGCGTGCTCAAAAGACGGGCGAGACGCCTGGCGGGCGAGCTGAAAAAGAGATGCGACAATATAGACATCTCCGCCGTGGAAGTCCGCTCCGAAGTGGGGGGAGGGAGCTTCCCTGATGTGATCATACCCTCCTCAGGGATATCGCTTAAATTGCGCGCTATGACCGCTGCCGATTTGGAGAGGCGATTGAGAAGCCTGGACGTTCCCATTATCGGAAGGATCGAAAAAGAGACGCTCATCCTCGATATGAGGACCATCCTCAAAGAGGACGAAACCCTGCTCATAAAAGGTATTCAAGCCGTAGCCAGAGATGCCCGATAG
- a CDS encoding C-GCAxxG-C-C family protein, whose translation MNKVERARLTFDSGFNCAQSVLHAFCHEFGLDEAQAFKIACAFGGGMDKMAKTCGAVTGSFMVISLKYGKTRSDDKQAKETTNSFVKRFADLFVSEHGSIECRELLGCDISTSQGFSFAQQKGLFKTSCPNYVESAVKILEKLL comes from the coding sequence ATGAATAAAGTAGAACGCGCTCGTCTCACATTCGACAGCGGCTTTAATTGCGCCCAGTCGGTGCTCCACGCGTTTTGCCATGAATTCGGGCTCGATGAGGCACAGGCGTTCAAGATTGCCTGCGCCTTCGGGGGCGGCATGGACAAGATGGCAAAGACATGCGGGGCCGTGACGGGCTCTTTCATGGTCATAAGCCTTAAATACGGCAAAACGCGAAGCGACGACAAACAGGCCAAAGAAACGACAAACAGCTTCGTAAAAAGGTTTGCCGACCTCTTCGTGAGCGAGCACGGCTCTATCGAGTGCCGGGAACTTCTCGGCTGCGACATCAGCACGTCTCAAGGGTTCTCTTTTGCTCAACAAAAAGGTCTCTTCAAAACCTCCTGTCCTAACTATGTGGAGAGCGCGGTGAAGATACTCGAAAAACTATTATGA
- a CDS encoding DUF3795 domain-containing protein, whose translation MEYDGVLKLLAPCGLNCSKCMAFADGDIKKHAEKLKELLGSFDVYAERFSGFSPVFNNYPQFKELLEHFAQAGCRSCRTGACGFYSNCGVAACFRDKGVDFCFQCGEFPCDRTNFDTHLRERWINMNTRMKEIGVEKYYEEIKDKARYS comes from the coding sequence ATGGAATACGATGGCGTACTCAAGCTTCTCGCCCCCTGTGGCCTCAACTGCAGCAAGTGTATGGCATTTGCGGACGGCGATATCAAGAAACATGCGGAAAAACTCAAAGAACTTCTTGGCTCCTTTGATGTGTACGCGGAACGCTTCTCGGGCTTTTCGCCCGTTTTCAATAATTATCCACAATTCAAGGAGCTGCTTGAGCATTTTGCCCAAGCCGGCTGCCGGAGCTGTCGTACGGGTGCTTGCGGATTCTATTCCAATTGCGGTGTGGCTGCCTGCTTCCGTGATAAGGGTGTTGATTTCTGTTTTCAGTGCGGTGAATTTCCCTGCGACAGGACAAACTTCGATACCCATCTCAGAGAACGCTGGATTAATATGAATACCCGCATGAAAGAAATCGGCGTCGAAAAATATTACGAAGAGATAAAAGACAAGGCGCGATACAGCTAA
- a CDS encoding NYN domain-containing protein — MTHLVIDGYNFINRRAAGGVHGDSSLETLRRGLLEKLSRYKKERGAHITVVFDAYKSFSLSRQRESYRGVDVIYSGQNETADDVIIGWIRQKRSGMVVVTSDRAIIDEAKAKGIPFLTPVKLSEMMAQTVVSPGQAKDEDEYEASYQGKKKGNPRKLPKKLRKVVKTIDKL, encoded by the coding sequence GTGACCCATCTCGTGATCGACGGATATAACTTCATCAACAGAAGAGCCGCGGGCGGCGTGCACGGGGACTCGAGCCTCGAGACGCTCCGTCGCGGATTGCTTGAAAAACTTTCCCGATACAAGAAGGAAAGGGGCGCGCACATCACCGTAGTTTTCGACGCGTACAAGAGCTTTTCCCTGTCGCGACAGAGGGAAAGTTACCGGGGGGTTGATGTCATCTATTCGGGTCAGAATGAGACGGCCGATGATGTGATCATCGGGTGGATAAGGCAGAAGCGCTCGGGCATGGTGGTTGTCACCTCGGATCGTGCAATTATCGACGAGGCGAAGGCGAAAGGCATCCCGTTTCTGACGCCGGTGAAACTTTCCGAGATGATGGCACAGACTGTAGTGTCGCCTGGTCAAGCCAAGGACGAGGACGAATATGAAGCGTCGTATCAGGGAAAGAAAAAAGGAAACCCGCGCAAGCTCCCCAAGAAACTTCGCAAGGTCGTAAAGACCATCGACAAACTATAA
- the nusB gene encoding transcription antitermination factor NusB: MRRRKARELALRILYQIETNSQDAERALAKYCELFPYQQDVIDYSKKLLAGIEREKDLIDSHIKSACDHWRLDRITYVDINILRLGIYEMLFSEDVPPKVAIDEAIEIGKKYGSEDSREFINGVLDRVLKDFYKMEKKAGGQDG, encoded by the coding sequence GTGCGGCGAAGGAAAGCGAGAGAATTAGCACTGAGGATACTCTACCAGATAGAAACGAACAGCCAAGACGCTGAACGTGCACTGGCAAAATATTGCGAATTATTCCCCTACCAGCAGGATGTCATAGACTATTCAAAAAAACTCCTCGCCGGGATAGAGCGGGAAAAAGATCTCATCGACAGCCACATCAAAAGCGCCTGCGACCACTGGAGACTTGACCGGATTACGTATGTGGACATCAACATCCTACGGCTCGGCATATATGAGATGCTTTTCTCCGAGGACGTTCCTCCTAAAGTGGCCATCGATGAAGCGATCGAGATCGGCAAGAAATACGGCAGCGAGGATTCCCGTGAATTCATAAACGGTGTTCTCGACCGGGTTTTGAAAGATTTTTACAAGATGGAAAAAAAGGCCGGCGGTCAAGACGGATAA
- the ribE gene encoding 6,7-dimethyl-8-ribityllumazine synthase, which produces MIREGKLNAKGFRFGIVVSRFNSFITDRLLEGALDALKRHGADEKQIAVYKVPGAFEIPLVAKLLAKKKEIDAIICLGTVIKGATPHFHYVASEVSKGIAQASLEVEKPISFGIITSDNIEQAIERAGTKSGNKGFDAAISAVEMVNLIKENSLCGEGKREN; this is translated from the coding sequence ATGATACGAGAGGGCAAGCTCAATGCAAAGGGTTTCAGGTTTGGAATCGTGGTAAGCAGGTTCAACAGCTTCATCACCGACAGACTTCTTGAAGGTGCCCTTGATGCCTTGAAAAGACATGGGGCCGACGAAAAACAGATTGCAGTGTATAAAGTACCAGGCGCCTTCGAGATACCCCTTGTGGCGAAACTTTTGGCCAAGAAAAAAGAGATCGACGCCATCATCTGTCTCGGCACGGTGATTAAAGGCGCCACACCCCATTTCCACTACGTTGCCTCGGAGGTATCCAAGGGCATCGCCCAGGCGTCCCTCGAGGTCGAGAAGCCCATCTCTTTCGGAATCATAACGAGCGACAATATTGAACAGGCTATAGAGCGGGCGGGGACCAAATCGGGCAACAAAGGTTTCGACGCGGCCATCTCTGCCGTGGAAATGGTGAACCTCATAAAGGAAAATAGTTTGTGCGGCGAAGGAAAGCGAGAGAATTAG